CAGGCGCGAGAGGCGCTGATGTCGCTGCCCGGGGTCGGGGTGTGGACCGCGGCCGAGACCGCGCAGCGCGCGTTCGGAGACGCCGACGCGCTGTCGGTGGGCGACTACCACGTCTGCAAGATGATCGGCTGGACATTGATCGGGCGTCCGGTCGACGACGCCGGCATGCTCGAATTGCTCGAACCGATGCGCCCGCACCGGCACCGCGTGGTCAGGGTGCTCGAAGCCAGCGGGCTGGCCTACGAACCGCGGCGCGGTCCCCGCCTTCCGGTGCAGCAGATCCACCCGCTCTAAGGGTTAGTGCCTGCCTCATCGGGTACACGATCGGCAGGACATCAAGCGAATTTTTGAGGGGAAATCGATGACGCAGTTCACAATTCCGGGGCTCAGCGACAAGCAGGGCGCGCGGCTCGCCGAAATCCTGCAGCGGCAGCTCAGCACCTACAACGACCTGCACCTGACGTTGAAGCACATTCACTGGAATGTTGTGGGCCCCAACTTCATTGGCGTGCACGAGATGATCGATCCACAGGTCGAGGCGGTGCGCGGTTATGCGGACGACGTCGCCGAGCGCATCGCGGCACTGGGCGCCTCGCCCAAGGGCACGCCCAACGCGATCATCAACGACCGGGACTGGGACGACTACTCGGTAGGCCGCGACACGGTCCAGGCCCACCTGGCCGCGCTGGACCTGGTCTACACCGGTGTGATCGAGGACATTCGCAAGGCCATCGACGAGACCGACGAACTCGACCAGGTCACGCAGGATCTGCTGATCGGGCAGGCCGGGCAGCTGGAGAAGTTCCAGTGGTTCGTGCGGGCGCACCTGGAGAGCGCGGGCGGCACCCTCGCGCACGAAGGTGCCAGCAGCGAGAAGAGTGCCGCGGACGCGGCGCGGGGCTGATTGTCTCTGCGCCGAGCGTGAACTCACGGCGCTGAGATCGCCGCGAAAATTGCGCTGTCAGTTCACGTTCGGCGAATCACCCCGGGTGCGCTCGGCCTCTGCGGCCGCTCGGTCCAGTCGTTGCGCCTCGTAGATGGTGACGTTGGTCCGCGACATCAACAGCGACGCGATGCCGACCGCCAGGATCGCGCCCGGCACGACTGAGAATGATCCGGTCATTTCCGCGACCATGATCATGATCGCCAGCGGCGCGCGCGCCACACTGCCGAAGCAGGTCATCATGCCGACGACGACGAAGACGCCCGGCCGTTCCGGCACCCCGGGCAGCCCGGCCAGGTCGCCGAGGCGCCAGATGGCGGCCCCGACGAAGGCGCCGATCACGATGCCCGGTCCGAACAGGCCGCCCGATCCGCCCGAGCCGATCGACAGGCAGGTCGCGACGATCTTGGCGACCGGCAGCAGCAGGATGATCCACAGCGGGATGGACATCAGAGAGTCTCGGTCGGCGGCCAGTTGGGCCCAGCCGTAGCCGCTGCTCAAGATCTGCGGGATCGCCAAGCCCAACAGCCCCACCAGCAGCCCGCCGGCCGCGGGCTTGAGGATCGGGCCACCGGGCAACCGGCGCACGAGCGCGACCGTCGAGTGGAAGAAGCGCGCGTAGAGGTAACCGACTGCCGCCGCCACCACGCCGATCACCACAAACCACAACAGCGGCCAGGCCCGCTCGAAGCGGTACTCGGCGTCGATGTAGCCGAACAGCGGGTCGAACCCGAGGAACGCTCCCAATACCGCGTAGGCCGTACCCGAGGTGATGAAGCCCGGCAGCAGGCAGCGGTAGTCGAAGTCGTCGCGATAGGCGATTGACGCGGCCAGCACCGCCCCGCCCAACGGCGCGGCGAAGATGGCCCCGATGCCCGCCCCGATACCGAGTGCGACGGCGACCCGGCCGTCCTCGTCGGACAGCCCGAGTCGCCGGGTGAGCAGCGAGGAGAAGCCCGCGGAGATCTGCGCCGTCGGGCCTTCCCGTCCCGCCGAGCCACCGGAGCCGATCGTCAACGCGCTGGCCACCAGCTTCACCAGGACAACCCGGGCGCGGATCGCCCGCGGATCGGTGTGAACCGCCTCGATGGCCTCATCGGTGCCGTGGCCGGTGGCCTCGGGGGCGAACTTGGTCACGACGATGGCTGAGAGCAGCGCACCGGCCGTCGTCACCAGTGGGATGGCCCACGCCCGGGTGAATCCGGTGGAACCGCGGCTGCCCCCTTCGCCCAGCGGGGTGGGGACGTGATAGTCCGCGAGATAGCCGAGCAGGAACTCGCCGGTGTACTTCAGGGCCAGGTAGAAGACGACGGCCCCGAGACCGGAGATGACGCCGATCGTGGTGCCCAGCAGAAACCACTTCGGCAGGTAGTCCGCATTGCGGATGGAGGCGCCGAACCGACCGCCGGCGGACTCGGGGGGTGCCTCGTGCGGCTCCTCCGGCATGTTCCGGAGGTTAGCAGCTTGGCGGGGCGGAATAAACGGACCGCAGTCCGGTTAATAGGGGTAACTCAATCGGAGGAGGCTCAAATGCCCGCTATCACCGCAGACACGCTCACCCTGCCCAGGGTGACTCCGGCCGGACCCGCAGACAGCGAGCGGCAGGTCCGATCGATCACCACCGGGCCCCGCGGCTACGAGGGATTGGGATTCCCCGTGGTCCGCGCGTTCGCCGGGGTCAGCACCGCCGAGCTGGACCCGTTCATCCACATGGACCAGATGGGCGAGGTGGATTACGAACCTGGCGAACCGCGCGGCACCGACTGGCATCCGCACCGCGGCTTCGAGACCGTCACGTACATGATCGACGGGAAATTCGCCCATCAGGACTCGCACGGCGGCGGCGGCTTGATCGGCGACGGCGCGACGCAGTGGATGACGGCCGGATCGGGGATCCTGCACATCGAGACGCCGCCCGCGGAGATGGTCACCAGCGGCGGCCTTTTCCACGGCATCCAGCTGTGGGTGAATCTGCCCAAGCGCGACAAATTCGCCGCACCCCGGTACCAGGCCATCGAGGGGACCGACGCGACGCTGTTGTCGTCCGGCGACGGCGGGGCGCTGATCCGTCTGATCGCCGGTGACATCGACGGGCACGGTGGACCGGGAGTCACCCACACGCCGATCACCATGGCGCACGCGACGATCGAAAGCGCTGCGCAACTTAACATTCCGTGGAGCCGCGACTTCAACGCCCTCGTCTACGTGTTGTCCGGGCAAGGGTCCGTGGGACCGGCCGGCCACCCCGTCAAGCAAGGTCAGCTGGCCGTTCTCGGACCGGGTGACCGGATCACAGTCAGCGCAGAACCGAACCGGGCACAGCCACTGGACGTGTTGCTGCTGGGCGGGCGGCCGATCCGGGAGCCGGTCTTCCACTACGGGCCGTTCGTGATGAACACCCGCGCCGAGGTGATCGAGGCACTGGAGGACTATCAAGCTGGCAAGTTCCGTAGCATCCCGCCGAACGCTCTGATGCCGCACGGTGGCGGTGGCACACTCTAGTAATGCCTCAACTGGCAAGTCGGGGACCCGGGCGTCCCCCCGCCGCAAAAGCTGATGACACACGAAAGCGCATCGTCAGGGCTGCACGTCAAGTGTTCAGCGAACGTGGGTATGACGGAGCGACGTTCCAGGCGATCGCCGTTCGGGCCGACCTGACCCGGCCGGCGATCAACCACTACTTCCCCAGCAAGCGGATGCTGTACACCGAAGTGGCCGACCGGACCAACGAACTCGTCGTCACCGCGGGTATCGAACGGGCCCGCTGTGAGTCGACGCTGGCCGGCCGGCTCGCCGCCTTCATTACCGTCGCACTAGAGGCTGACGCTCAAAACCCTTGCACCGCAGCATTTTTGAGCACCGCGGTGCTGGAGTCGCAACGGCACCCGGAATTGAAGCGGGACGACAACGACGCGATATCGACAACCCGGGAGTTCCTGGTCTCGGCGGTCAACGACGCCATCGCGGGCGGCGAGATCGCGTCCGACACCGACGCCGCCGTGCTGGCCGAGGCTTTGGTGATGATGTTGTGCGGGGTTGGGTTCTATGCCGGCTTCGTGGGCAGCTACTCGGAAGTGGAGAACATCCTGGGCACGCTGCAGCAGCTGATCGCGGGCAGCCTGTGGCGGGCTCAGGTCTGACCCCGGTGACCTGAGGCACAAAGCGTATAGGTTGCCTAACTTATTAGGTAGCATGTTCGGGACATGACTGATCTCGACTCGCCCTCGTTGCGGACGGCCGGCGACAGCTGGCACATCACCGAAAGTGTCGGCGCCACCGCGTTGGCGGTCGCCGCTTCCCGTGCGGTGGAAACCGCTGGATCCGACCCTCTGATTCGCGACGAGTTCGCCGCCGTGCTGGTGTCCGCGGCCGGCCCGGCGTGGGCCCGGTTGGCCGACGCCGACATGGCCTGGCTGGACGGCGATGAGCACGGCCGGCGGATACATCGCGTCGGTTGCGACTACCAGGCGGTCCGCACCCAGTACTTCGACGAATACTTCGGCTCCGCCGCCGGCGCAGGCATCCGGCAAGCGGTGATTCTCGCCGCGGGACTGGACTCGCGGGCCTACCGACTGCAGTGGCCTTCCGGCACCGCGGTTTACGAGATCGATCAGCCCAAGGTGCTGGAGTACAAGGCCCAGATCCTGGGTTCGCACGGCGCGCGCCCGGCGGCCGCCCGGCACGCTGTCGCGGTCGACCTGCGCGATGACTGGCCCGCCGCGCTCATCGACGCGGGCTTCGACCCGGGCTGTCCCACCGCGTGGCTGGCCGAGGGTCTGTTGTCGTATCTGCCCAGCGACGCGCAGGACCGCCTCTTCGAGATGTGCACCGCGCTGAGCGCGCCGGGCAGTCAGCTCGCCGTCGAGGCGTTCAACATGAAGTTGACCGGCAACAAGCAGCGCTGGAACCGGATGCGCGACCGGCTGGGTCTGGACGTCGACGTCGAGGCGCTCACCTATCACGAGCCAGACCGCTCCGACCCCGCCCAATGGCTGGCCGAGCACGGCTGGCAGGTACAGAGCGTCGACAACCACCAGGAGATGGCCCGGCGGGGCCGGCCGGTACCGCAGGACCTGATCGACGAAGCCATCACCAGCAGATTGATGCGAGGAGTACGCGAATGAGCACGCTGCGCAGCCACGACGACACCTGGGACATCAGGACCAGCGTCGGAACCACGGCGGTGATGGTGGCCGCCGCCCGCGCCGTCGAGACCGAACAGCCCGACGCGCTGATCCGCGACCCGTACGCCAAGCTCCTGGTCACCAACGCCAACGCTGGTGTGCTGTGGGAAGCCATGCTGGATCCGGCCGTCGCGGCCAAGGTGGAGACGCTGGACGCCGAAGCCGCCGCCATGGTCCGGCACATGCGCGGCTATCAGGCGGTGCGCACCAACTTCTTCGACACCTTCTTCGCCGACGCGGTCGCCGCGGGTATCCGCCAGGTGGTGATCCTGGCGTCGGGTCTGGACTCGCGCGGCTACCGACTGGACTGGCCAGCGGGTACCACCGTCTACGAAATCGACCAGCCGCAGGTGCTCGAATACAAGTCCACGACGCTTGCCGACAACGGTTGTGACACCGTCGGCGGACCGTCGCGCGGTGGCCATCGACCTTCGGCAGGACTGGCCCGCCGCATTGCGCGAAGCGGGCTTCGACCCGAACGCCCGCACCGCGTGGCTGGCCGAGGGGCTGCTGATGTACCTGCCCGCGGAGGCGCAGGACAGGTTGTTCACCCTGATCGGGGAGTTGAGCCCGGCGGGCAGCCGGATTGCCGCCGAAACCGCGGCGTCGCACGCCGACGAACGGCGCGAGCAGATGCGGGCGCGGTTCAAGAAGATCGCCGAGCAGATCGGTCTGGAGGAGACCATCGACGTCGGTGAGCTGATGTACCGCGACGAGCACCGGGCACCCGTCGCGGACTGGCTCAACGACCACGGTTGGCTGGCGGCGGCCGTCAGCTCCGGTGACGAGATGCAACGACTGGGCCGCTGGGTCGCCGAAGTGCCGATGGCCGACGACAAAGACGCATTCTCTGAGTTCGTGACGGCGGAGCGCCGGTAATGCCGCGCACCGCGGACGACTCCTGGGACATCGCAACCAGCGTCGGCGCCACCGCGGTGATGGTCGCCCTGGCCCGGGCCGCGGAAACCGCGAGCGACGCCCCGCTGATCCGGGACGAGTTCGCTGAGCTCCTGGTCTCGACACCGGAGCTGTCGGGCGTTCGGGAGCAGGTATCCGCCTGGTGGACGCCCGAGCCGGAGGACGGACCGGACGGGGACGGCGCGTACAGCGTGGACTCCCAGCAGATGATCAACTACCAGGCCGTCCGCACCCACTTCTTCGACGCATACTTCGCCGAGGCCGCCGCGTCCGGTATCCGACAGGTGGTGATCCTGGCAGCCGGTCTGGACTCCCGGGCTTACCGGCTGGACTGGCCGGCCGGTACCGCGGTGTACGAGATCGACCTGCCCAAGGTGCTGGACTACAAGGCCGAGACGCTGGCCTCCCTCGGCGCCGCCCCGCGCGCCGACCGCCGGGCGGTGGCCATCGATCTGCGTCACGACTGGCCGCAAGCGTTGCGCGATGCCGGGTTCGACGCCGCCCGCCCGACGGCCTGGCTGGCCGAGGGGCTGTTGCCGTTCCTGCCGGCCGAGGCGCAGGAGTCCATGTTCGCCTCGATCGACGCGCTGAGCGGCCCGGGCAGCCGGATCGCGGTGGAGATCTTCGGAGTCGACCCGCAGCGCCGCGCTGAGGCACAGGAGCGGTGGGAGCAGTTGCGCGCCAGGCGTGCAGCGCGCGGTGAAGACACCTCTTTCGACCCGTTCGACCTGTGGTTCGACGACGAGGGACGGCCCGACCCGGGTGACTGGTTCGCCGCACACGACGGGGTGACCGAGTCGGTCAGTGCCCGCGAGGAAGCGGTCCG
This genomic stretch from Mycobacterium paragordonae harbors:
- a CDS encoding class I SAM-dependent methyltransferase, whose product is MTDLDSPSLRTAGDSWHITESVGATALAVAASRAVETAGSDPLIRDEFAAVLVSAAGPAWARLADADMAWLDGDEHGRRIHRVGCDYQAVRTQYFDEYFGSAAGAGIRQAVILAAGLDSRAYRLQWPSGTAVYEIDQPKVLEYKAQILGSHGARPAAARHAVAVDLRDDWPAALIDAGFDPGCPTAWLAEGLLSYLPSDAQDRLFEMCTALSAPGSQLAVEAFNMKLTGNKQRWNRMRDRLGLDVDVEALTYHEPDRSDPAQWLAEHGWQVQSVDNHQEMARRGRPVPQDLIDEAITSRLMRGVRE
- a CDS encoding chloride channel protein, with the translated sequence MPEEPHEAPPESAGGRFGASIRNADYLPKWFLLGTTIGVISGLGAVVFYLALKYTGEFLLGYLADYHVPTPLGEGGSRGSTGFTRAWAIPLVTTAGALLSAIVVTKFAPEATGHGTDEAIEAVHTDPRAIRARVVLVKLVASALTIGSGGSAGREGPTAQISAGFSSLLTRRLGLSDEDGRVAVALGIGAGIGAIFAAPLGGAVLAASIAYRDDFDYRCLLPGFITSGTAYAVLGAFLGFDPLFGYIDAEYRFERAWPLLWFVVIGVVAAAVGYLYARFFHSTVALVRRLPGGPILKPAAGGLLVGLLGLAIPQILSSGYGWAQLAADRDSLMSIPLWIILLLPVAKIVATCLSIGSGGSGGLFGPGIVIGAFVGAAIWRLGDLAGLPGVPERPGVFVVVGMMTCFGSVARAPLAIMIMVAEMTGSFSVVPGAILAVGIASLLMSRTNVTIYEAQRLDRAAAEAERTRGDSPNVN
- the dps gene encoding DNA starvation/stationary phase protection protein Dps, whose product is MTQFTIPGLSDKQGARLAEILQRQLSTYNDLHLTLKHIHWNVVGPNFIGVHEMIDPQVEAVRGYADDVAERIAALGASPKGTPNAIINDRDWDDYSVGRDTVQAHLAALDLVYTGVIEDIRKAIDETDELDQVTQDLLIGQAGQLEKFQWFVRAHLESAGGTLAHEGASSEKSAADAARG
- a CDS encoding TetR/AcrR family transcriptional regulator — its product is MPQLASRGPGRPPAAKADDTRKRIVRAARQVFSERGYDGATFQAIAVRADLTRPAINHYFPSKRMLYTEVADRTNELVVTAGIERARCESTLAGRLAAFITVALEADAQNPCTAAFLSTAVLESQRHPELKRDDNDAISTTREFLVSAVNDAIAGGEIASDTDAAVLAEALVMMLCGVGFYAGFVGSYSEVENILGTLQQLIAGSLWRAQV
- a CDS encoding SAM-dependent methyltransferase encodes the protein MPRTADDSWDIATSVGATAVMVALARAAETASDAPLIRDEFAELLVSTPELSGVREQVSAWWTPEPEDGPDGDGAYSVDSQQMINYQAVRTHFFDAYFAEAAASGIRQVVILAAGLDSRAYRLDWPAGTAVYEIDLPKVLDYKAETLASLGAAPRADRRAVAIDLRHDWPQALRDAGFDAARPTAWLAEGLLPFLPAEAQESMFASIDALSGPGSRIAVEIFGVDPQRRAEAQERWEQLRARRAARGEDTSFDPFDLWFDDEGRPDPGDWFAAHDGVTESVSAREEAVRLGRPPHGESGPFQNGFVVAVKS
- a CDS encoding pirin family protein, which codes for MPAITADTLTLPRVTPAGPADSERQVRSITTGPRGYEGLGFPVVRAFAGVSTAELDPFIHMDQMGEVDYEPGEPRGTDWHPHRGFETVTYMIDGKFAHQDSHGGGGLIGDGATQWMTAGSGILHIETPPAEMVTSGGLFHGIQLWVNLPKRDKFAAPRYQAIEGTDATLLSSGDGGALIRLIAGDIDGHGGPGVTHTPITMAHATIESAAQLNIPWSRDFNALVYVLSGQGSVGPAGHPVKQGQLAVLGPGDRITVSAEPNRAQPLDVLLLGGRPIREPVFHYGPFVMNTRAEVIEALEDYQAGKFRSIPPNALMPHGGGGTL